A window of Actinopolymorpha sp. NPDC004070 contains these coding sequences:
- a CDS encoding extracellular solute-binding protein, with the protein MSGASPRANPGAGPPPPATGTTSRRTLLRGLAGAAGASLAGAAMSGCSSPKDVARASTSDPWRQFAGTTLNFISENTAPTAAIAANLAPFTKLTGIRVNIVTLELSALVQKVALDLASGQSQYQVIYADPYQVLAPYSKGLVDLRELAAESSVPHLAGGFADFIPTQLEAAGKFGDRDKIFALPYDCPTMIWHYRKDLFDKHHDAMSNDLGFDPTPGADITWDQYAAIAKWFNDKTDDIPYGTGHQAKQHDSLMCDFSNVLWSYGGDYFDNGKAVGSLGATDPGKCRLDSDEAAEAAAFYDRLLASADPASRTWDWDGVGAAFRAGRIAMCPNWHEFAASNEATMPGKVGYARLPKGPARSASHYGGTGIGISANTLPNERRAAWLFTVWATAPRTQLANLKSKAGGGTPTRTSVYELPEVRKAEKRPSAMPNMLTADAVNEAWKPANIGLRPKIPMWNECDTAIYTQLSRMLLGDAKPAQAMRDTAERIDRIVARGWVS; encoded by the coding sequence ATGAGCGGAGCCAGTCCCAGAGCCAACCCCGGCGCCGGCCCACCCCCACCTGCTACCGGCACCACCAGCCGGCGAACCCTGCTCCGCGGCCTGGCCGGCGCGGCCGGGGCCAGTCTCGCCGGAGCCGCGATGTCCGGCTGTTCCTCACCCAAGGACGTCGCCCGGGCCTCCACCAGCGATCCGTGGCGGCAGTTCGCCGGGACCACGCTCAACTTCATCTCCGAGAACACCGCGCCCACCGCGGCCATCGCCGCCAACCTCGCGCCGTTCACCAAGCTCACCGGAATCCGGGTCAACATCGTGACGCTGGAACTGTCGGCGCTGGTGCAGAAGGTCGCCCTCGACCTGGCGTCCGGCCAGTCGCAGTACCAGGTGATCTACGCGGACCCCTACCAGGTGCTCGCGCCGTACTCCAAGGGCCTGGTCGACCTGCGCGAGCTCGCCGCGGAATCCTCGGTGCCCCACCTGGCAGGCGGGTTCGCCGACTTCATCCCCACCCAGCTGGAGGCGGCCGGCAAGTTCGGCGACCGCGACAAGATCTTCGCGCTGCCCTACGACTGCCCGACGATGATCTGGCACTACCGCAAGGACCTGTTCGACAAGCACCACGACGCGATGTCGAACGACCTGGGCTTCGACCCCACACCGGGCGCGGACATCACCTGGGACCAGTACGCCGCGATCGCGAAGTGGTTCAACGACAAGACCGACGACATCCCGTACGGCACCGGCCACCAGGCCAAGCAGCACGACTCGCTGATGTGCGACTTCTCCAACGTGTTGTGGTCCTACGGCGGCGACTACTTCGACAACGGCAAGGCGGTCGGCAGCCTCGGCGCCACGGACCCGGGCAAGTGCCGGCTGGACAGCGACGAGGCCGCGGAGGCGGCCGCGTTCTACGACCGGCTGCTGGCCTCGGCCGATCCTGCCTCGCGCACCTGGGACTGGGACGGCGTGGGCGCGGCCTTCCGCGCGGGCCGGATCGCGATGTGCCCCAACTGGCACGAGTTCGCCGCCAGCAACGAGGCGACCATGCCGGGCAAGGTCGGCTACGCCCGGCTGCCGAAGGGCCCGGCCCGCTCGGCCAGCCACTACGGCGGCACCGGCATCGGCATCAGCGCCAACACGCTGCCCAACGAGCGCCGCGCCGCGTGGCTGTTCACCGTGTGGGCGACCGCACCGCGCACCCAGCTCGCCAACCTCAAGAGCAAGGCCGGCGGCGGGACACCCACCCGCACCTCGGTCTATGAGCTGCCGGAGGTACGCAAGGCGGAGAAGCGGCCCTCGGCGATGCCCAACATGCTCACCGCCGACGCCGTCAACGAGGCGTGGAAACCGGCCAACATCGGCCTCCGGCCGAAGATCCCGATGTGGAACGAATGCGACACCGCCATCTACACCCAGCTGTCCCGCATGCTGCTCGGCGACGCCAAGCCCGCGCAGGCGATGCGGGACACCGCCGAACGCATCGACCGCATCGTGGCCCGAGGGTGGGTGAGCTGA
- a CDS encoding DeoR/GlpR family DNA-binding transcription regulator yields MVEADNRPDRLGQAAGMYAEERQLEILTRARTDGRVEVAGLADTLQVTQETVRRDLTVLERQGLIRRVHGGAIPVERLGYEPRLATRREQQREEKARIARAALDQLPAEGAVLFDSGSTPEALARLLPTDRELTVVTNSLPIATLLADRPKLSVWTLGGLVRGRTYATVDDWARRQLEQLSVEVAFLGTNAVTPGHGLSTPLPTEAAVKAAMVAAGKRRVLLADHSKFGRTSFCRFADVADFDVVVTGAELGEAEAAEIEAAGPTVVRA; encoded by the coding sequence ATGGTCGAGGCAGACAACCGGCCGGACAGACTCGGTCAGGCAGCAGGGATGTACGCCGAGGAACGCCAGCTGGAGATCCTCACCCGGGCCCGGACCGACGGCCGGGTCGAGGTGGCCGGGCTGGCCGACACGCTGCAGGTCACCCAGGAGACCGTGCGGCGCGACCTCACCGTGCTCGAACGCCAGGGCCTGATCCGGCGGGTGCACGGCGGCGCGATCCCGGTGGAGCGCCTGGGATACGAGCCCCGGCTGGCCACCCGCCGCGAACAGCAGCGGGAGGAGAAGGCGCGGATCGCCCGGGCGGCACTGGACCAGCTCCCCGCCGAGGGCGCGGTCCTCTTCGACAGCGGCTCCACCCCGGAGGCGCTGGCCCGGCTGCTGCCCACCGACCGCGAGCTCACGGTGGTCACCAACTCGCTGCCGATCGCCACGCTGCTCGCCGACCGGCCGAAGCTGTCGGTGTGGACCCTCGGCGGGCTGGTGCGCGGGCGCACCTACGCCACCGTCGACGACTGGGCCCGCCGGCAACTGGAGCAACTGTCGGTGGAGGTGGCGTTCCTCGGCACCAACGCCGTCACGCCCGGGCACGGCCTCAGCACACCGCTGCCGACCGAGGCGGCAGTCAAGGCCGCGATGGTCGCGGCCGGAAAACGGCGGGTGCTGCTCGCCGACCACTCGAAGTTCGGCCGTACGAGCTTCTGCCGGTTCGCCGACGTGGCGGACTTCGACGTGGTGGTCACCGGCGCCGAACTCGGCGAGGCCGAGGCCGCCGAGATCGAGGCGGCCGGCCCCACCGTGGTGCGGGCGTGA
- a CDS encoding 1-phosphofructokinase family hexose kinase yields MSAVILTVTPNPSVDRTLDVASLVSGAVNRASGAHVEPSGKGVNVTRALAANGVRSRAVLPLGGTEGDQLRRLLEEESVSYTGVPVTEPVRVNISLRTPDGVVTKVNEPGPTLSWGEADALAEAVLAHLGHGDWVVGAGTLPRGVAEDFYADVAERVRLAGGRFALDSSGAALRQGLEGRPALVKPNLDELAELAGDALSTLDDVLTAAAKVRRTTGADVLVSLGEDGAVLVGDGPPLHARAGGPVKVASTVGAGDNLLAGFLAVDGPPARRLREAVAWGTAAVRSPRSLAGPVTDDDRALVVLG; encoded by the coding sequence GTGAGTGCCGTGATCCTCACCGTCACCCCCAACCCGAGCGTCGACCGGACCCTGGACGTCGCCTCGCTGGTGTCCGGCGCGGTCAACCGCGCGAGCGGCGCGCACGTCGAGCCGAGCGGCAAGGGCGTCAACGTGACCCGCGCGCTGGCCGCGAACGGCGTCCGGTCGCGCGCGGTGCTGCCGCTCGGCGGCACCGAGGGCGACCAGTTGCGGCGGCTGCTGGAGGAGGAGTCGGTGTCCTACACCGGCGTGCCCGTGACCGAGCCGGTGCGGGTCAACATCTCCCTGCGTACCCCCGACGGCGTCGTCACCAAGGTCAACGAGCCCGGACCCACCCTGAGCTGGGGAGAGGCCGACGCACTCGCGGAGGCGGTGCTCGCCCACCTCGGCCACGGCGACTGGGTCGTCGGTGCGGGCACCCTGCCGCGCGGGGTGGCCGAGGACTTCTACGCCGACGTCGCCGAGCGGGTACGCCTGGCCGGTGGACGGTTCGCGCTGGACTCCAGCGGCGCGGCGCTGCGGCAGGGGCTGGAAGGGCGGCCGGCCCTGGTCAAGCCCAACCTGGACGAGCTCGCCGAACTCGCCGGCGACGCGCTGTCCACCCTGGACGACGTGCTCACCGCCGCGGCGAAGGTACGCCGGACCACCGGCGCCGACGTCCTGGTGAGCCTGGGCGAGGACGGTGCGGTGCTGGTCGGGGACGGGCCGCCGCTGCACGCCCGGGCCGGTGGGCCGGTGAAGGTCGCCAGCACCGTCGGGGCGGGGGACAACCTGCTGGCCGGCTTCCTCGCGGTGGACGGGCCGCCCGCCCGGCGGCTGCGCGAGGCGGTGGCGTGGGGGACGGCGGCGGTACGCAGCCCGCGCAGCCTGGCCGGTCCGGTCACCGACGACGACCGGGCTCTGGTCGTCCTCGGGTGA
- a CDS encoding 2-hydroxyacid dehydrogenase, with protein MRTLVIGDHYIPASAYVEALAGAGLDPAGVRTVDWSGGKADQHAAQQRMEKEGPGAVPVPAEIAAAVGDAQALALHFAPVPAAVLDAGPELRAVVVARAGLENVDIEAATARGIGVVPIAGRNASGVAELAIGLMISEGRSVARADASVKACGWRKDFGGPGTEIGGSTVGLVGFGHVGRELARRLSGFGVRLLVADPYVGDDVLAAHDATRVDLDTVFAESDFVHVLARLTPETERFVGAAQFALMKPTAYFVNTSRARLVDHDALYDALAQGLLAGAGLDVFDSEPLPPDSPWRSLDNVTLTTHFGGETHTTNTRSARLVAEAIAELHRTGQVASAVNASALGWA; from the coding sequence GTGCGCACACTCGTGATCGGCGACCACTACATTCCCGCGTCCGCCTACGTCGAGGCCCTCGCCGGCGCCGGCCTGGATCCCGCGGGCGTCCGTACCGTCGACTGGTCCGGCGGCAAGGCCGACCAGCACGCCGCCCAGCAGCGGATGGAGAAGGAGGGCCCGGGCGCCGTGCCCGTGCCCGCCGAGATCGCCGCCGCGGTCGGTGACGCGCAGGCACTGGCGCTGCACTTCGCTCCGGTACCCGCCGCGGTGCTGGACGCGGGACCCGAGCTGCGCGCGGTGGTGGTGGCCCGGGCCGGGCTGGAGAACGTCGACATCGAAGCGGCGACCGCCCGCGGGATCGGGGTGGTGCCGATCGCCGGCCGCAACGCCTCCGGGGTGGCCGAACTCGCCATCGGCCTGATGATCAGCGAGGGCCGCAGCGTGGCCCGCGCCGACGCGTCGGTGAAGGCCTGCGGCTGGCGCAAGGACTTCGGCGGACCGGGCACCGAGATCGGCGGCAGCACCGTCGGCCTGGTGGGGTTCGGGCACGTGGGCCGGGAGCTGGCCCGGCGGCTGAGCGGCTTCGGCGTACGGCTGCTGGTCGCCGACCCCTACGTCGGCGACGACGTGCTCGCCGCCCACGACGCGACCCGGGTGGACCTGGACACGGTCTTCGCCGAGTCCGACTTCGTCCACGTGCTGGCCCGGCTGACCCCTGAGACCGAGCGGTTCGTCGGTGCCGCGCAGTTCGCGCTGATGAAGCCCACCGCGTACTTCGTCAACACCTCCCGCGCCCGTCTGGTCGACCACGACGCGTTGTACGACGCCCTGGCGCAGGGCCTGCTCGCCGGTGCCGGACTGGACGTGTTCGACAGCGAACCGCTGCCGCCGGACAGCCCCTGGCGTTCCCTGGACAACGTCACGCTCACCACCCACTTCGGCGGGGAGACCCACACCACCAACACCCGCTCGGCCCGGCTGGTGGCCGAGGCGATCGCCGAACTGCACCGCACCGGGCAGGTGGCGTCGGCGGTGAACGCGTCCGCACTCGGCTGGGCCTGA
- a CDS encoding FGGY-family carbohydrate kinase gives MTTTRAGSAGAAGGAELLLGVDAGQTVTKACVFDREGRELGAGSARVRVDSPRPGWVERDLDEVWAATVQAIVAALAAAGVSGARVGAVGIVGHNDGLYLLDESGRPVRPAVTAMDTRAHDVLRDWRASPVWARALELTGQVPYAGSPSTLLAWFARHDPRVLDRTRWVLFCKDWLRYRLTGAIATDPSEASCAFTSVRTQDYAPEALDLYGLSSLGGSGELRWPGLADRLPRLLPSAAVAGEVTAEGAAATGLAPGTPVVTGAHDVDGTAVGLGAVEPGLLSLVGGTFSINQVVSADAVVDERWQARTFVEPGRWLAMSTSASSATNLDWWRTAFGVPGTDEGYAALEREAAGALSGPSQLVYHPFLYGSPYGETASAAFLGVRGWHTRGDLVRGLMEGVVLGHRVHVDALRERFALADVARLSGGAARSAVWSQMFADALDTEIEVAAGTELGARGAALLAALGVGWYSSLAETARTVRIVRRHVPDPARREVLADAYRRFVAVAQALGPWWDDHHSASSG, from the coding sequence GTGACCACGACTCGTGCGGGCAGCGCGGGTGCCGCCGGGGGAGCCGAACTGCTGCTCGGGGTGGACGCAGGGCAGACCGTCACCAAGGCGTGCGTCTTCGACCGCGAGGGACGCGAGCTCGGCGCCGGCAGCGCCCGGGTGCGAGTCGACAGCCCACGGCCGGGCTGGGTCGAACGCGACCTGGACGAGGTGTGGGCGGCGACCGTGCAGGCGATCGTCGCGGCGCTGGCGGCTGCCGGGGTCAGCGGTGCCCGAGTGGGTGCGGTCGGCATCGTCGGCCACAACGACGGGCTGTACCTCCTCGACGAGTCCGGCCGCCCGGTGCGCCCGGCCGTCACCGCGATGGACACCCGCGCGCACGACGTGCTGCGGGACTGGCGCGCGTCGCCGGTCTGGGCGCGTGCGCTGGAGCTGACCGGGCAGGTGCCGTACGCGGGCTCGCCGTCCACGCTGCTGGCGTGGTTCGCCCGGCACGACCCGCGGGTACTCGACCGCACGCGGTGGGTGCTGTTCTGCAAGGACTGGTTGCGCTACCGCCTCACCGGTGCGATCGCCACCGACCCCAGCGAGGCCAGCTGCGCGTTCACCTCCGTGCGTACCCAGGACTACGCGCCGGAGGCACTCGACCTGTACGGGTTGAGCAGCCTGGGCGGGTCCGGTGAGCTTCGTTGGCCGGGCCTGGCCGACCGGCTGCCTCGGCTGCTGCCCAGCGCCGCGGTCGCCGGAGAGGTGACCGCGGAAGGGGCGGCCGCCACCGGCCTGGCCCCCGGCACACCGGTCGTCACCGGCGCGCACGACGTCGACGGCACGGCGGTGGGGCTCGGCGCGGTCGAACCCGGGCTGCTCAGCCTGGTCGGCGGGACGTTCAGCATCAACCAAGTGGTCAGCGCCGACGCCGTGGTGGACGAACGCTGGCAGGCCCGCACCTTCGTCGAGCCGGGACGCTGGCTGGCGATGTCCACCTCCGCCTCCTCGGCCACCAACCTCGACTGGTGGCGTACGGCGTTCGGGGTGCCCGGGACCGACGAGGGATACGCCGCGCTGGAACGCGAGGCCGCCGGCGCGCTGTCCGGGCCGAGCCAGCTGGTCTACCACCCCTTCCTGTACGGATCGCCGTACGGCGAGACCGCGAGCGCGGCCTTCCTCGGCGTGCGCGGCTGGCACACCCGCGGCGACCTCGTCCGCGGCCTGATGGAGGGCGTGGTGCTCGGACACCGAGTGCATGTGGACGCACTGCGGGAACGCTTCGCGCTCGCCGACGTCGCCCGGCTGTCCGGCGGCGCGGCGCGCAGCGCGGTGTGGTCGCAGATGTTCGCCGACGCGCTGGACACCGAGATCGAGGTCGCGGCCGGTACGGAGCTGGGCGCGCGGGGTGCGGCGCTGCTCGCGGCGCTCGGCGTCGGGTGGTACTCCTCGCTGGCCGAGACCGCGCGGACGGTACGGATCGTGCGCCGCCACGTGCCCGATCCCGCTCGCCGGGAGGTGCTGGCCGACGCCTACCGCCGGTTCGTCGCCGTGGCGCAGGCGCTGGGGCCCTGGTGGGACGACCACCACTCCGCAAGCAGCGGTTGA
- a CDS encoding MFS transporter, producing the protein MPSTSSGESATASTAAGTPYDPATSSPNDPDSGSPGLWRDRDFRRLWAGQAVSQFGEHSALMLLPLIAVLTLHADPGQLGLLRAVGQAPILVFSLVAGAWVDRWRTRTVMVVTDAGRALALGAAATAGLLGILGLPALAVVAFVVGALSVFFDVAYQTALARLVRRDQLVWGNSALEGSRSAAQIGGPALGGALASMSSAPAGAATSAVFFALSCLSIRRIRHREHVPQSTGEHTGARSPVWRRIREGLRFVAADTFLRTVCLASAAFQFWLSATMTGYLLFLPRVLHLSGTAVGLTLAAVGPGALVGALLAARLPRRFGYGVVLVAAAVIGDGAFLAVPALHGASAATVAVLLAANFVFGAFGQLVNVTVMAVRQAVTPAGLQGRAAATITFVGMGLTPLGSLLGGFLAERWDLRTALLVTAAGMLLSPALMAVSPLARLGRTLPEPGPSSDGRGPGGQ; encoded by the coding sequence GTGCCGTCCACTTCGTCTGGGGAGTCCGCCACCGCGTCCACCGCGGCCGGTACTCCGTACGACCCTGCCACCAGCTCTCCGAACGATCCCGATTCCGGCTCGCCGGGTCTGTGGCGCGACCGGGACTTCCGCCGGCTCTGGGCCGGGCAGGCCGTCTCCCAGTTCGGCGAGCACTCTGCCCTGATGCTCCTGCCGCTGATCGCCGTGCTGACGCTGCACGCCGACCCGGGCCAGCTCGGCCTGCTCCGTGCGGTGGGTCAGGCACCGATCCTGGTGTTCTCCCTCGTCGCCGGCGCGTGGGTGGACCGGTGGCGCACCAGGACGGTGATGGTGGTCACCGACGCCGGCCGCGCCTTGGCGCTGGGCGCCGCCGCGACGGCGGGCCTGCTCGGCATCCTCGGCCTGCCGGCGCTGGCCGTCGTCGCGTTCGTGGTGGGCGCCCTGTCGGTGTTCTTCGACGTCGCCTACCAGACCGCACTGGCCCGGCTGGTCCGCCGCGACCAGCTGGTGTGGGGCAACAGCGCGCTCGAGGGCAGTCGTTCGGCCGCCCAGATCGGCGGTCCCGCGCTCGGCGGCGCCCTCGCCTCGATGTCGTCCGCACCGGCCGGCGCCGCGACCAGCGCGGTGTTCTTCGCGCTGTCCTGTCTGTCGATCCGGCGGATCCGCCACCGCGAACACGTCCCGCAGTCCACCGGCGAGCACACCGGTGCTCGCTCGCCGGTCTGGCGGCGGATCCGGGAAGGACTCCGCTTCGTTGCCGCCGACACCTTCCTGCGAACGGTGTGCCTGGCCTCGGCCGCCTTCCAGTTCTGGCTGTCGGCGACGATGACGGGCTACCTGCTGTTCCTGCCGCGGGTGCTGCACCTGTCCGGGACCGCCGTCGGGCTGACCCTCGCGGCGGTCGGGCCGGGCGCGCTCGTGGGCGCCCTGCTGGCCGCCCGGCTCCCGCGCCGGTTCGGCTACGGCGTGGTGCTCGTCGCCGCGGCGGTCATCGGCGACGGCGCGTTCCTCGCTGTACCCGCACTGCACGGTGCGTCGGCGGCGACGGTCGCCGTCCTGCTCGCGGCCAACTTCGTGTTCGGCGCCTTCGGCCAACTGGTGAACGTCACCGTGATGGCCGTCCGGCAGGCCGTGACCCCCGCCGGGTTGCAGGGGCGCGCGGCGGCGACGATCACGTTCGTGGGCATGGGGCTGACCCCGCTCGGCTCGTTGCTCGGCGGCTTCCTCGCCGAACGCTGGGACCTGCGGACCGCGTTGCTGGTCACCGCCGCCGGAATGTTGCTGTCCCCGGCTCTGATGGCGGTGTCCCCGCTCGCCCGGCTGGGCCGGACGTTGCCCGAGCCCGGGCCTTCGTCCGATGGCCGCGGGCCGGGTGGTCAGTGA
- a CDS encoding alpha/beta hydrolase has protein sequence MRSVYLLHVGSWVRYLDLPGGSPDTESNGSPASATSQGPVFVYLAGLGAATSADFPHVVTRPALRRHRSLLVDLVGTGWSDPADPERFGYTIEEHADAVAAVLDADGLGGTTVVGHSLGGAVAIALAHRRPDLVGTLIACEPNLDPGAGELSAHVAAQTEEAFVRRGYDALRAVVARDEHAAGQSVFHATTGRWTPVGMHRTSVSMLADREPTFRTQFARGAMPRALLVGEHTPGFDLTGLAAAGVSVHVVPSAAHGMAYDNPAGLADTIAAAVETCEQGH, from the coding sequence ATGCGTTCGGTGTACCTGCTCCACGTCGGCTCCTGGGTCCGCTACCTCGATCTGCCCGGGGGCTCCCCCGACACCGAGTCCAACGGTTCTCCCGCGTCGGCGACGTCGCAGGGTCCGGTGTTCGTCTACCTCGCCGGTCTCGGCGCGGCCACCTCCGCCGACTTCCCGCACGTTGTCACCCGCCCGGCGCTGCGGCGGCACCGCTCACTGCTGGTCGACCTGGTGGGCACCGGCTGGAGCGACCCGGCCGACCCCGAGCGGTTCGGGTACACCATCGAGGAGCACGCGGACGCGGTCGCGGCGGTCCTGGACGCCGACGGCCTCGGCGGGACCACGGTCGTCGGCCACAGTCTCGGCGGGGCGGTCGCCATCGCGCTCGCCCACCGCCGGCCCGACCTGGTGGGCACCCTGATCGCCTGCGAACCCAACCTCGACCCCGGCGCGGGCGAACTCAGCGCACATGTCGCCGCCCAGACCGAGGAGGCGTTCGTGCGCCGCGGGTACGACGCCCTGCGCGCGGTCGTCGCCCGCGACGAGCACGCCGCCGGGCAGTCGGTGTTCCACGCCACCACCGGACGCTGGACGCCGGTCGGGATGCACCGTACGTCGGTGTCGATGCTGGCCGACCGGGAGCCGACGTTCCGTACGCAGTTCGCGCGGGGCGCCATGCCGCGGGCGCTGCTGGTCGGCGAGCACACCCCCGGCTTCGACCTGACCGGGCTGGCGGCGGCCGGTGTGTCCGTGCACGTCGTGCCGAGCGCAGCGCACGGGATGGCGTACGACAACCCGGCCGGCCTGGCGGACACCATCGCCGCCGCCGTCGAGACGTGCGAGCAGGGCCACTGA
- a CDS encoding putative glycolipid-binding domain-containing protein: protein MGPDVHRSLVWCKDAGAELAEVKLARGHLSAVGSAIGADPVPYRLEYALTTGDDYATSSLRVHAFGVGWRRVLELRRDGAGRWEILADAEGHLDAPPPGGDARLYGDALDCDLGLSPLTNTMPVRRHGLLTGGGPVELLTAWVSVPDLSVRPSRQRYTHVRADGDGAVVRFDSDDFTADVVFDRDGLVLDYPGIAHRVGPAEPSAGSVARIDPARADVSATAHRGEEADGAAGEVLAAT, encoded by the coding sequence ATGGGCCCCGACGTACACCGGTCTCTGGTGTGGTGCAAGGACGCCGGCGCTGAGCTCGCCGAGGTCAAGCTGGCGCGCGGGCACCTGTCCGCGGTCGGTTCGGCGATCGGTGCGGACCCGGTGCCGTACCGGCTGGAGTACGCCCTCACCACCGGTGACGACTACGCCACGTCGTCGCTGCGGGTGCACGCGTTCGGCGTCGGCTGGCGGCGGGTGCTGGAGCTGCGCCGTGACGGCGCCGGCCGCTGGGAGATCCTCGCCGACGCCGAGGGACACCTGGACGCGCCGCCGCCGGGTGGGGACGCACGGCTCTACGGCGACGCGCTGGACTGCGACCTGGGGCTGTCTCCGCTCACCAACACCATGCCGGTACGCCGGCACGGGCTGCTCACCGGCGGTGGACCGGTCGAGCTGCTGACGGCGTGGGTGTCGGTACCCGACCTGTCGGTACGCCCGAGCCGGCAGCGCTACACCCACGTGCGCGCGGACGGCGACGGTGCGGTGGTCCGGTTCGACAGCGACGACTTCACCGCCGACGTCGTCTTCGACCGGGACGGGCTGGTCCTCGACTATCCGGGCATCGCGCACCGGGTCGGCCCGGCCGAGCCGAGCGCCGGGAGCGTGGCCAGGATCGATCCCGCCAGGGCGGACGTCTCGGCCACGGCTCACCGGGGCGAGGAGGCCGACGGCGCCGCGGGTGAGGTCCTCGCGGCGACCTAG